In the genome of bacterium, the window GCAGATCGATCCCGCAGGAGTGCATATGGCTGTTCGTGTAGAATCTCATCGGGTCTCCTTCTGAGCGGATGCTCTGTGTTATGTGCATCCAACCTACTCGATGGCCGAGTGGGTTCAGGAGGGGGCCTGGATGAGGATCAGAGCGCTTCGGCCAACAGCTCGATCGGGTGGGCGAGGCGTATGTTCAGGCCTCGGCTCCGCACGCCGGCCTCGAGTTGCATCAGGCAGCCGGGGTTTCCGGTCGCGATGACCTCGGGCTGGGCGGCTTCGAGAGCGTCCAGCTTGCGGGCCAGGACGGCTGCGGACATTTCCGGCTGGGTGAGGTTGTAGATGCCGGCGGCGCCGCAGCAACTGGCCGGATCGTCGTGCGCCACGAGTTCCAGTTCCGGGATGGATTCGAGGAGCCGCCGCGGAGCACCGGTGACGCCCTGACCGTGGACGAGATGGCAGGGGTCGTCGTAGACGACGCGCCTGGCGAGGGAACGCGGAGTTCCGCGCAGACCGACCTGGTCGAGGAACTCGCAGATGTCGCGCACCTGTCCCGCCAAGGGCGCACCCTCTTCACCGAGCCAGTGATCGAGCTCCCGGAGAACAGCGCCACAACCCGCCGAGTTCGAGATGACGGCGTCGATTTCTCCGGCCTGTCGAAATGCGACCACGTTCGCACGAGCGAGTTCTGCGGCGAATTCCCGTTCTCCTCCGTGGGCTTGCAGCGCGCCGCAGCAGCCCTGGCTGGCTGGCACGATGACCTCGAATCCCTGCTCGGCCAGCACCTCGACGGTTGCGCGATTCACGGGGCCGAACATCTCCGGCATGATGCAGCCTTCGAAGAAGGCGACGCGACCGCGTGGCTCGCCCCGGGCGGGGATGACCTCCGGCAGACGGCGACGCTCGGCGGCCGCGGGAACCTTCGGAAGCAGGCCATGCATCTCCCGCAACCGACGAGGCAGGAGCGGCAACACCAGACGGTCGAGGCCGATGCGCTGCACCACCGACAGTACGGCCGTCACTGCGCGCAGCACCTGCTTCCGTGGCACGACCTGGCGGAGCGCGAATCTCTCGATCCGCTTGGCCCAGCCGTGCCGAAGGCCTGCATCGTCGACGGCAGCGCGTGCATGCTCGAGCAGTGAACCGAAGGCCACGCCCGAGGGGCAGGCCGTCTCGCAGGCACGGCAGCCCAGGCAAAGATAGGCCTCCTCCGCGAAGGTGGCAGAGAGCGGAATCTCGCCTTCAGCAACCCCCCGCATCAGATAGACCCGGCCGCGCGGCGAGGAGGTTTCTCGACCCGTCACCCGGTAGGTCGGACAAGACGAGAGGCAGAGCCCGCAATGAACGCAGTCGAGGGTGCCCGGGTGGAGGGCTTCGAGGCCGCTGCCTGCCGTCATTCGCGCCCTCAGATCCGACCGGCGAAGCGGCCGGGGTTCAAGATGCCGGCGGGATCGTACTGGGCCTTGATGGCCGCCTGGAGGGGCCGCAACTCCGGGTTCTCGCCGAACAACTCCCGGCTCTCCCGGATTGCGAGCGGTGCGGCTTCGACCAGGAATCCTTCGCCCGCACGCTCTGCTGCAGCGAAGACCGCCTCATCGGCTGAGAATGCCCAGAAGAGGCCTCTGGCAGGATGGGCCAGGATCTCAGCCCCTGCCCGGCTGAGGCCGGCGACGCTCTCGGCCAACTGGCTCGGCCTGGCGGAAACGCGAACGCGCCCACCCGGATCCCCTCCTCGCATTCCCCGAACGACGCCCAATCCGGTCGGATCCGATGCGGTTGCTCCGTTCTGACAAACCAGATGCTCGGCATCCGCCGCCACCGCCGCAGCATCACCCGCCAGCTCGAGGAGCATGCCGGGGCCCGGCTTGGAGAGCTCCCGGGCCAGGCCCGCAGAGAGCCAGGCGGCGGCCCGTGCGCTGGGCAACCGGGCGGGCTCGACCGCCAGGCTCGGATCCGCCGCCGGCACCCACCAGCAGCCCGTCTTCTCGGGAGCCGGCAGTAGACGAATCCACGCCGCTTCGATCACGCCCAGGGTGCCGAGGGAGCCCAGGTAGAGTTTTGCCAGGTCGTAGCCGGTGACGTTCTTCACGACCCGCCCCCCACAACGCACGCGCTCGCCGGTCGCGAGAACGATCTCGAGGCCGAGCACCACATCCCGAGGATGGCCGAAGCAGAAGCCGGGCGACGCGGTGGCG includes:
- a CDS encoding FAD-binding oxidoreductase, with protein sequence MSVLAALRRELGEDRVGSSPGLDGRVFPRSGEELATALRLLAAGEASAIVRGSGSWDALGHPMPRARILLETTGLLGEVEVDAEDGVAHLPAGALVFSLSEHVRKETGGAWELPFDPVSPSSTLGGCLATASPGFCFGHPRDVVLGLEIVLATGERVRCGGRVVKNVTGYDLAKLYLGSLGTLGVIEAAWIRLLPAPEKTGCWWVPAADPSLAVEPARLPSARAAAWLSAGLARELSKPGPGMLLELAGDAAAVAADAEHLVCQNGATASDPTGLGVVRGMRGGDPGGRVRVSARPSQLAESVAGLSRAGAEILAHPARGLFWAFSADEAVFAAAERAGEGFLVEAAPLAIRESRELFGENPELRPLQAAIKAQYDPAGILNPGRFAGRI
- a CDS encoding (Fe-S)-binding protein — protein: MTAGSGLEALHPGTLDCVHCGLCLSSCPTYRVTGRETSSPRGRVYLMRGVAEGEIPLSATFAEEAYLCLGCRACETACPSGVAFGSLLEHARAAVDDAGLRHGWAKRIERFALRQVVPRKQVLRAVTAVLSVVQRIGLDRLVLPLLPRRLREMHGLLPKVPAAAERRRLPEVIPARGEPRGRVAFFEGCIMPEMFGPVNRATVEVLAEQGFEVIVPASQGCCGALQAHGGEREFAAELARANVVAFRQAGEIDAVISNSAGCGAVLRELDHWLGEEGAPLAGQVRDICEFLDQVGLRGTPRSLARRVVYDDPCHLVHGQGVTGAPRRLLESIPELELVAHDDPASCCGAAGIYNLTQPEMSAAVLARKLDALEAAQPEVIATGNPGCLMQLEAGVRSRGLNIRLAHPIELLAEAL